The proteins below are encoded in one region of Corynebacterium felinum:
- the rplF gene encoding 50S ribosomal protein L6 translates to MSRVGKAPIAVPANVEVKIDGQFVEVKGPKGTLSHTVAEPISVALEDGQIVVTRPDDNRKNRSLHGLSRSLVNNLVVGVTEGYTIKMEIFGVGYRVAAKGKDLEFSLGYSHPVLIEAPEGITFAVDGNTKLSVSGIDKQKVGQIAAIIRRLRKDDPYKGKGIRYEGEQIRRKVGKTGK, encoded by the coding sequence ATGTCACGTGTTGGTAAGGCACCTATCGCTGTCCCTGCAAACGTTGAGGTCAAGATTGACGGCCAGTTCGTTGAGGTCAAGGGCCCTAAGGGCACCCTGTCCCACACCGTAGCTGAGCCAATCAGTGTTGCACTCGAAGACGGCCAGATCGTTGTCACCCGTCCGGATGACAACCGCAAGAACCGTTCTCTGCACGGCCTGTCCCGCTCCCTGGTCAACAACCTTGTTGTTGGTGTAACCGAGGGTTACACCATCAAGATGGAGATCTTCGGCGTCGGCTACCGTGTGGCAGCTAAGGGCAAGGACCTTGAGTTCTCCCTCGGCTACTCCCACCCAGTGCTGATCGAAGCACCGGAGGGCATCACTTTCGCCGTTGACGGCAACACCAAGCTGTCCGTCTCCGGTATCGACAAGCAGAAGGTCGGACAGATCGCCGCCATCATCCGTCGCCTCCGTAAGGATGATCCTTACAAGGGCAAGGGTATTCGCTACGAAGGCGAGCAGATCCGTCGCAAGGTCGGAAAGACGGGTAAGTAA
- the rplR gene encoding 50S ribosomal protein L18, protein MSNNENNNGKRTPVGKDISTRRREARARRHFRIRKTLRGTAEAPRLVVHRTSRHMHVQVIDDLAGHTLAAASTLEAAAAVEGDKKVKAAKVGLLIAERAKAAGIESVVFDRAGYKYHGRVAALADAAREGGLKF, encoded by the coding sequence ATGAGCAACAACGAGAACAACAACGGCAAGCGCACGCCAGTGGGCAAGGACATCTCCACCCGCCGTCGCGAAGCTCGCGCACGTCGCCACTTCCGTATCCGCAAGACCCTGCGTGGTACCGCCGAGGCACCACGCCTTGTCGTGCACCGCACTTCTCGCCACATGCACGTCCAGGTTATCGACGACCTCGCTGGTCACACCCTGGCAGCTGCTTCCACCTTGGAAGCTGCAGCAGCAGTAGAGGGCGACAAGAAGGTTAAGGCAGCCAAGGTTGGCCTGCTCATCGCTGAGCGCGCCAAGGCAGCTGGCATTGAGTCGGTCGTTTTCGACCGCGCCGGCTACAAGTACCACGGCCGTGTTGCTGCACTGGCCGACGCAGCTCGTGAAGGTGGTCTGAAGTTCTAA
- the rpsE gene encoding 30S ribosomal protein S5 codes for MSGRERRDGGRSADENKNERRGGRRDDRRNQQQDERSQYIERVVTINRVSKVVKGGRRFSFTALVIVGDGKGMVGVGYGKAKEVPAAIQKGAEEARKNFFRVPMVGGTITHPVQGEAAAGVVMMRPAAAGTGVIAGGAARPVLECAGVQDILCKSLGSDNAINVVHATVAGLKQLVRPEEVAARRGKSLEEVAPARMLRIRAGQEA; via the coding sequence ATGTCCGGACGTGAACGGCGTGACGGCGGACGCTCCGCCGATGAGAACAAGAACGAGCGCCGCGGCGGCCGCCGCGACGATCGTCGTAACCAGCAGCAGGATGAGCGCTCCCAGTACATCGAGCGCGTAGTTACCATCAACCGCGTTTCCAAGGTGGTTAAGGGTGGTCGTCGCTTCAGCTTCACCGCTTTGGTCATCGTTGGCGATGGCAAGGGCATGGTTGGCGTTGGCTACGGCAAGGCTAAGGAAGTTCCAGCTGCAATCCAGAAGGGCGCTGAAGAGGCTCGCAAGAACTTCTTCCGCGTTCCAATGGTTGGCGGCACCATCACTCACCCAGTTCAGGGTGAGGCTGCAGCAGGCGTTGTTATGATGCGCCCAGCTGCTGCTGGCACCGGTGTTATCGCCGGTGGTGCTGCACGTCCAGTGCTTGAGTGCGCTGGCGTTCAGGACATCCTGTGCAAGTCCCTCGGCTCCGACAACGCTATCAACGTGGTTCACGCCACCGTTGCTGGCTTGAAGCAGCTGGTTCGCCCTGAAGAGGTCGCTGCTCGTCGTGGCAAATCCCTCGAAGAGGTTGCACCTGCTCGTATGCTGCGCATCCGCGCAGGACAGGAGGCTTAA
- the rpmD gene encoding 50S ribosomal protein L30, with protein sequence MALKITQNKGLVGANPKQRKNMAALGLKRIGHSVVREDNGAVRGMIQVVRHMVTVEEVAGE encoded by the coding sequence ATGGCCCTCAAGATCACCCAGAACAAGGGACTGGTTGGTGCTAACCCTAAGCAGCGCAAGAACATGGCTGCTCTGGGCCTCAAGCGCATCGGCCACTCCGTCGTCCGCGAAGACAATGGCGCTGTGCGCGGCATGATCCAGGTCGTGCGCCACATGGTTACTGTCGAAGAAGTGGCAGGGGAGTAA
- the rplO gene encoding 50S ribosomal protein L15, whose protein sequence is MSEVIKLHDLRPAKGANKAKTRVGRGEASKGKTAGRGTKGTKARKQVSAAFEGGQMPIHMRLPKLKGFKSRNKVIFQVVNVADLEKAFPNGGDVTVADIVAAGLVRAKQPVKVLGEGELSVKLNVTADKFSKSAVEKIEAAGGSVTVA, encoded by the coding sequence ATGAGCGAAGTAATTAAGCTTCACGATCTGCGCCCAGCTAAGGGTGCAAACAAGGCTAAGACCCGCGTTGGTCGCGGTGAGGCATCCAAGGGTAAGACCGCTGGTCGTGGTACCAAGGGCACCAAGGCTCGTAAGCAGGTTTCCGCTGCTTTCGAGGGTGGCCAGATGCCAATCCACATGCGTCTGCCTAAGCTGAAGGGCTTCAAGAGCCGCAACAAGGTCATCTTCCAGGTGGTTAACGTTGCTGACCTCGAGAAGGCTTTCCCTAACGGTGGCGACGTCACCGTTGCTGACATCGTTGCAGCCGGCCTGGTCCGCGCTAAGCAGCCTGTCAAGGTTCTTGGTGAGGGCGAGCTTTCTGTGAAGCTCAACGTCACCGCTGACAAGTTCTCCAAGTCTGCTGTCGAGAAGATCGAAGCAGCTGGCGGCTCCGTCACCGTTGCTTAA